The genome window CAAAGCTTAGATCCAAGCTGATGAACACAATTCAGTTTACTTACAGTTTTGCACTAAAAAAAGTAGTTCCTgacttaacaaataaaatgcTCTCCAATTTCTACAATTAACCTACACTAGTCGTTCACTATATATGCATAGAAGGGACGTTCAAGTACAATCAATGACATTCACAAATCCCACTAAAAACATCTTACTGTCATCAAATTCCTTGAAGATCAAATCTTCTATTTAAGAGAACTTTGATTCTCGCATGTAAAGTCTGCACTGAAGTATCACCGTTGAAGCTGACAATTATAATCGGCACTAACAAGTTTAAATACAGGGCagccaactttttttttctgatgATTTTGGATTATGACATGGAAGCTCAAATCTTCAACTTAGCTAGATACACAGATGCGAGCTCCTTTTCCTGCTAAAATCCAAACACAGTATTTATGATATACTAAGttactatttttaattccaaGGCAATCCAATTGGTGAACTCAATAAGTTTTGGCTCCTAGAAATTCTACGAGGGAAAAGTACCTTTGTGAATAGCTTTTCCAATCAAATCTGGTGCTGGTCCTCTCCGATCATGGCTAAGTCCTTCTAGCTTACTACCCCTTCAGATAAAGCAAAATCATATATCTTtacatgaagaaaaaaaatttacccttggatttgaattttagttgttttatcaCTAACCTATGTGAAGCATGTCCGGATAAAGGCATAGGTTAAGAAAGAGAATGGTGGTAAAGTGGCAAGATGCTGCAATGAACAACCATACAATATGTTGTCAAGGACAGGTGATTTGGTAGCCAAGGTTAGTTCCATAAAGGGGTGGCAATTGTAAGTGCTTCCCTCAGGAGCAAAACAAGAATGGCTTTCAGGAACAGAACTAAATTCTGGTCGGATATCACGAGAAACCTTACTCACAATCCTTGATGCTTCAGACAAGTAGGAAAAACAATTGGGTGATGTTGCATGACTGAAGACAACAAGGCAAAAGAAGTGGTCAAAATGCATAAACAATGATAATTACCTAGTGAgttgatatataaaaatttttcgTAAGCAGTCTTCCTGTTTAGTTGACTTACTATAACAGTTGATGCCTTTTGGAAAAATGCAGCTTTTTCCCGGCTAATCTGTCAGAAACATTTTATGCATAGCAAAACTAAATCTGTACAAGTAGTCACAGCTGACTTGGACCTTTTCTGTGACTGCAATCAAACACAGCTCAATAGCATCAAGTAGTCACGCCATTCATGTATGGTGTATGAGCTTTTCCAATACCCCATATATGGTGCTGCGCCCCTCTGGTCTTGGCTGAGGCCTTTTAGCTCACTAGCTCATCTGATAAAGCAATATCATAAATCTTTAcatagagaaaaaaaagtttaaatccTCAGATTAAAATTTACGTTGGTCATCACTCATCACTGGCCTATCTGAAGCATGCCTGGATCTCTTGTATCGAAGATTCTTGCAAGAGACTTCCTCTATGATCTTAAGTAACACCACTTCTCTGCAGGGAGACACTTTGCCTGCCAATATGCAAAAGGCTAGGCTAAGAAAGAGAATGGTGGTAAAGCAGCAAGATATGATGAACAAGCATATGATATGTTTGTCAAGGACAACTGACTTGGAGAAACATGTAACAAGGTTAGTACCATAACGGGTGGCTATCCTAAGTGCTTCCATCAGGAGCTAAACAATAATGGGACTCAGGAACAAAGCTAAATTCCAGTTGGATCTCATAAGAACCCTTATTCATAATCCTTGATGCTTCAGACAAGTAGGAGATATATTTAGCAAATGTTGCATGACCAAAGACATTACAAACAAGTTAAAATAAGTGATCAAAATGCATAAACAATGGTAATTACCTAGTGAGTTGAGTTTTGAAAACATTTCTTAAGCAGTATTCTTGTTTAATTGACCTACTATAATAGTTGATGCCTTCTGGAAAACAGAAAGAGAACGGAGGTAAAGCGGAAGATAGGCTGGCTGCAATGAACAAGTACGTGATATGTTGTCAAGAACAGctgatttgggtaaaaatggaaCATGGATGGTAGTACCATAACTTCCATTGGAAGCAAGCTAAGAATGGGCTTCCAGAAGACAAGAACGATGATGAATACCTCACAGATGTGACTAGAGCTTTATACGTAGTAATCCTTAATGGTTCAGATAAGTTGCTAAACCAAAGACTTCATAAGCAAGGTAAAACAAGTGGTCAAAACACAAAGAATGTTCAATTATATagtttgttaaaatttgaaataaatttttaagtagTCTTCATCCAAGAAAAactaaaagttaataaattgtAGTGTCATCAATTACATGGAAAAGAAATTGTGACCAGGACTTACTTTTTGATGGATAAATTTAGTTTCTACGTTCTCTCTATGACTGATGAGTCTTTGAGCTGTACAAGCTAATTAGTGAATCCTGCAAAATAAAGCCAAAAAATCTGACATATGGATTAATCAACCAAATTTGTGAACAAATAacctttcattttttaaaaagaataaataaaaaatcctaCCAAGTTGAAGGGAAATATCTTGTCTAAATGGAGAAATCGACCAAAAACTTGAAAGAATTGCCAAAATGACTATATATACAAAGGGACTTCTCATATCCATGAAATGTTTATCCaagcaaaattaaaaggttGTCTACTAAAATGCAAAGATAATCACAGGAAGAATGAACTGATGTAAATTGCATTAAAAAGAAATGGGGATAAAAAGCGAACTTACTTTTCTATCTATATATTTACTTCTGAGACGATAAGTCTATGAATCATTCATATCCATCCAAATCCTGTAATGGTCTGGCGAAAATGCCCCATAAAATGGAAGTTTAGTTTGAAACTAGACAAAAGAGTTTAGGAGGAAAAGAACAAGGAGAATAATTATAAGAAGAATTTAGAGAAAATGACATTCTTTTATCAAAAGCAAAAAGTACAGGTGTTTTGGTTTCAGATATTGAACTTACCGCTTGCACATAATTGAGATTCTACAAATGTGGGAAATCTTGGACCACTCAGGACCGCTTTCCTTGGAACATCTTGCCTCTAATCGAGGACACTCTGaaattataaatgttgttaatttgGAGAGGCTTCGCATAACACGTTCAGAAGGCAGATACATGAGCTTATCGCATGAAACGATTCTCAGACACTTTAAATAGGAGAGGTTTCCCAACCAATCAGGCAAGGCTTCTATGCCGTGAAACCTCTGTATCTCCAGTTCTTCAAGGGCAGTGAGGTGTAGGAGTTGGTAAGGAAGAGAACGTAGCTTTTCCCATCCAAGCAAACGCAATTCTTGAAGTCTGAGATGTTGGATGGAATCCATACCTGGGAATTCTTCTAGCTCTTCTGAGAAACCACCAATATCTAACCTTCTCAAGAAATCAAGGCGGCCAAGGAGGTCAATTGGAATGCTCCTCAATGTTGGACACCTTTTGATTGTTAAATGATCAAGAAAACACATGTCCCCCAGACTTTCTGGAATCGATCTTAGATCAGGCAAATCAGATAGTGTCAGATTGTGAAGGAAATCATTGGGTTGCAGCAAATCTGGTAGCAGACGAGTTAAACCTTCGCCTACACCAGTGAAGTCTAATTCCGTGAGATAAGCATTATGTACTCTTGGAATGGGCCCCAAATTCGGGCAGTTCACTATCCTCAATTTTCTGAGAAAAGTGAAGGTAAGCAGTGCATCTCCTATTTGGCGTAATTTTTTACATGCAATAATTTCAAGCTTTTGGAGAGTTGCGTTCCTTCCTGTTATTCGAACAATTTCCAGATTGTTGCagtttgatatatttaaaatatgaagagaGGAAAATCCTACTAAATCTGGAATGGAATTTAAGTTACCACAATGGGATAGTTTTAACTTTTTGAGGCAAGTGGCTGTAGACAACCCATCTCCTATCTTGCTTAATTTAGGACACCAGGAAATGAGAAGCTTCTCAAGAGATGGACATCTTCCTCTTATCAAAACAGTTTTCAGTTCATGACAGTTTGATATATCTAAAATTCGTAGAGAGGAAAATCCTTCCAAATCTGGAATGGAACTTAAATTAGCACAACCAATTAGCTTTACTTTTTCAAGACTAGTGGAGGTAGACAACCAGTCTCCTATCTTGCTTAATTTTGGACACGAGAAAATGTAAAGCTTTTCAAGAGATGAACATATTCCTCTTACCGGAATAGTTTCCAGTTCGTGGCAGTctgatatatttaaaatttagagagAGGAAAATCCTACCAAATCTGGAATGGAACTTAAATTAGAACAACCACTTAGCTTTAATTCTTCAAGACTAGTGGAGGTAGACAACCCATCTCCTATCTTGCTTAATTTTGAACACGAGGAAACGTGAAGCTTTTCAAGAGATGAACATCTTCCTCTAATCGGAACAATTTTCAATTCGTGGCAGTCTGATATATCTAAAATTCGGAGAGAGGAAATTTCTTCCAAATCTGGAATGAAACTTAAATTAGCACAACCACTTAACTTTAATTCTTCAAGAATAGTGGAGGTAGACAGCCCGTCTCCTATCTTGCTTAATTTTGGACACGAGGAAACGTGAAGCTTTTCAAGAGATGAACATCTTCCTCTTATCGGAACAATTTCCAATTCGTGGCAGTCTGATATATCTAAAATTTGGAGAGAGGAAAATCCTTCCAAATCTGGAATGGAACTTAAATTAGAACAACCGCTTAGCTTTAATTCTTCAAGAATAGTGGAGGTAGACAGCCCGTCTCCTATCTTGCTTAATTTTGGACACGAGGAAACGTGAAGCTTTTCAAGAGATGAACATCTTCCTCTTATCGGAACAGTTTTCAATTCGTGGCAGTCTGATATATCTAAAATTTGGAGAGAGGAAAATCCTTCCAAATCTGGAATGGAACTTAAATTAGAACAACCACTTAGCTTTAATTCTTCAAGAATAGTGGAGGTAGATAACCCGTCTCCTATCTTGCTTAATTTTGGACACGAGGAAACGTGAAGCTTTTCAAGAGATGAACATCTTCCTTCTATCGGAACAGTTTCCAGCTCGTGGCAGTCTAATATATCTAAAATTCGGAGAGAGGAAAATCCTTCCAAATCTGGAATGAAACTTAAATTAGAACAACCACTTAGCTTTAATTCTTCAAGACTAGTGGAGGTAGACAACCCGTCTCCAATCTTGCTTAATTTTGGACACAAGGAAACATGAAGCTTTTTAAGAGATGTATATCTTCCTCTTATCGGAACAGTTTCTAGTTCGTGGCAATCTAATATATCTAAAATTCGGAGAGAGAAAAATCCTACCAAATCTGGAATGGAACTTAAATTAGCACAACCACCTAGCTTTAATTCTTCAAGACTAGTGGAGGTAGACAGCCAGTCTCCGATCTTGCTTAATTTTGGACATGAGGAAATGTGAAGCTTTTCAAGAGATGGACATCTTCCTCTTATCGTAATAGTTTCTAGTTTGTGGCAATCTGATATATCTAAAATACGGAGAGAGGAAAATTCTTCCAAATCTGGAATGAAACTTAATTTGGCACAATCACTTAGCTTTAATTCTTCAAGACAAATGGAGGTAGATAACCCCTCTCCAATCTTGCTTAATCCATTGCACTTAGAAATGCAAAATTCTTTAAGAGATGAACATATTCCTGCTATTGGAACAATTCCCAAGCTTCCGCAATCAGAAACATAGATACTTCGAAGAGCGGAAAACCCATTTAAATTTGGAATTGAGAACAAATCTCCACACTTCACTATAGTTAGCTCCTCAAGAACCGTGGAAGTAGCTAGTCCATCCCCGATACTGCTTAATCGTGAACAATCCTCAATACAGAGCTTTTTAAGAGATAAACATTGTCCCGTCAGGGGAACACTTTCCAATAAGGGGCAGTTAGAAACAAGCAACTCTTCTAAGCAAGGAAACATGATTGCTGCTGTGGCTGCTGTCCATTCTTTCAGATTTTCCAGTTACCGTATGATGAATGTTTTTAATGCAGGAAACACCTCAATCTCACCGTGACTATTTCCATCTCGCTTAATTTTGGACATGAGGAAACACCTCAAGACTAGTGGAGGTAGACAACCAGTCTCCTATCTCGCTTAATTTTGGACATGAGGAAATGTGAAGCTTTCTAAGAGATGGACATCTTCCTTTTATCGGAATAGTTTCCAGTTTGTGGCACTCTGATATATCTAAAATTCGGAGAGAGGAAAATCCTACCAAATCCGGAATGGAAGTTAAATTAGCACAACCACCTAGCTTTAATTCTTCAAGACTAGTGGAGGTAGACAACCAGTCTCCTATCTTGCTTAATTTTGGACATGAGGAAATGTGAAGCTTTTTAAGAGATGGACATCTTCCTCTTATCGAAATAGTTTCCAGTTCGTGGCAGTCTGATATATCAAAAATTCGCAGAGAGGACAATTCTTCCAAATCTGGAATGGAACTTAAATTAGCACAATCATTTAGCTTTAAGTCTTCAAGACTAGTGGAGGTAGACAACCCGTCTCCAATCTTGCTTAATTTAGGACACGAGGAAATGAGAATCTTTTTAAGAGATGGACATCTTCCTCTTATCGGAACAATTTTCAATTCGCGGCAGTTTGATATATCTAAAATTCGGAGAGAGGAAAATTCTTCCAAATCTGGAATGGAACTTAATTTAGCACAATCACTTAGCTTTAATTCTGCAAGACAAATGGAGGTTGACAACCCCTCTCCAATCTTGCTTAATCCATTGCACTTAGAAATGCAAAATTCTTTAAGAGATGAACATATTCCTGCTATTGGAACAATTGCCAATCTTCCGCAATCAGAAACATAAACACTTCGAAGAGCGGAAAACCCATTTAAATTTGGAATTGAGAACAAATCTCCACACGTCACTATAGTTAGCTCCTCAAGAACCGTGGAAGTAGCTAGTCCATCCCCGATACTGCTTAATCGTGAACAATCCTCAATACATAGCTTTTTAAGAGATAAACATTGTCCCGTCAGGGGAACACTTTCCAATAAGGGGCAGTTAGAAACAAGCAACTCTTCTAAGCAAGGAAACACGATTGCTGCTGTCGTTGCTGTCCATTCTTCCAAATTTCTCATTTGCCGTAGGATGAATGTTTTTAATGCAGGAAACACCTCAATCTCACATTGACTACTTCCATCGCAATAAAACTCATTACCGATGCGTTTCAGCTGCTCCATATTCCTCAGTGCAAGAAACTTGAGACTCTGCAGTTGGCCCAATGGTGGAAGACATTTACAATTGATGCAATTGTTTAATTCCAACTCCATCAAATTGTCAAGAAGCAGTGAACCAATATTAGAACCATGAACAGGTCTTGACATCCAAGATGGGAGATTTTCTCCTCCATAATTCCAAACAATTAAGCTTTGCAAACCTGAGGGGGGTTGAAGACCTTCCAGCACTTCCTCACAGGTGTCATTGCTAAATTTTGACCATTCAAATATTACCTTGCACAATTTTGTTTTAAGCCGTAGATTTGCTTTGCCAGCCTCTTCCTTGTCTCTAACACTTTGAAGATCGCATATCTTCAATTGTCCACCAAGTTCGTTGAGGCATTCTAGAGCATCGAGATGAAGTTCGTTATCCTAACAAAAAACATTGGCAATGTTTGGAGAGAAGTTAGGTGTCGAAGCTCAATTGGTTGAGAACTTTGCTGGTCAAAATGGATGTGCTTCACGCTTATCAAATTTCTCAATCCATCTGGAAATGCGATTTCCCTACAACCCATGAACCTTAATGTTTGTAACATGTAGAGTTTGGTTATGGATTGAGGCAGCACTTTGATAGAAGTCTTCGAGATGTCCATATACCTCAAGTGCTTCAATTCGCCGAGGGAAGCAGGCAACTTAAGAATATAATCAGCACCGGAAAATT of Gossypium raimondii isolate GPD5lz chromosome 3, ASM2569854v1, whole genome shotgun sequence contains these proteins:
- the LOC105796339 gene encoding putative disease resistance protein At4g19050; translation: MFPCLEELLVSNCPLLESVPLTGQCLSLKKLCIEDCSRLSSIGDGLATSTVLEELTIVKCGDLFSIPNLNGFSALRSIYVSDCGSLGIVPIAGICSSLKEFCISKCNGLSKIGEGLSTSICLEELKLSDCAKLSFIPDLEEFSSLRILDISDCHKLETITIRGRCPSLEKLHISSCPKLSKIGDWLSTSTSLEELKLGGCANLSSIPDLVGFFSLRILDILDCHELETVPIRGRYTSLKKLHVSLCPKLSKIGDGLSTSTSLEELKLSGCSNLSFIPDLEGFSSLRILDILDCHELETVPIEGRCSSLEKLHVSSCPKLSKIGDGLSTSTILEELKLSGCSNLSSIPDLEGFSSLQILDISDCHELKTVPIRGRCSSLEKLHVSSCPKLSKIGDGLSTSTILEELKLSGCSNLSSIPDLEGFSSLQILDISDCHELEIVPIRGRCSSLEKLHVSSCPKLSKIGDGLSTSTILEELKLSGCANLSFIPDLEEISSLRILDISDCHELKIVPIRGRCSSLEKLHVSSCSKLSKIGDGLSTSTSLEELKLSGCSNLSSIPDLLYIFSCPKLSKIGDWLSTSTSLEKVKLIGCANLSSIPDLEGFSSLRILDISNCHELKTVLIRGRCPSLEKLLISWCPKLSKIGDGLSTATCLKKLKLSHCGNLNSIPDLVGFSSLHILNISNCNNLEIVRITGRNATLQKLEIIACKKLRQIGDALLTFTFLRKLRIVNCPNLGPIPRVHNAYLTELDFTGVGEGLTRLLPDLLQPNDFLHNLTLSDLPDLRSIPESLGDMCFLDHLTIKRCPTLRSIPIDLLGRLDFLRRLDIGGFSEELEEFPGMDSIQHLRLQELRLLGWEKLRSLPYQLLHLTALEELEIQRFHGIEALPDWLGNLSYLKCLRIVSCDKLMYLPSERVMRSLSKLTTFIISECPRLEARCSKESGPEWSKISHICRISIMCKRLWFSNLSEPLRITTYKALVTSVSYGTTIHVPFLPKSAVLDNISRTCSLQPAYLPLYLRSLSVFQKASTIILLMEALRIATRYGTNLVTCFSKSVVLDKHIICLFIISCCFTTILFLSLAFCILAGKVSPCREVVLLKIIEEVSCKNLRYKRSSHATSPNCFSYLSEASRIVSKVSRDIRPEFSSVPESHSCFAPEGSTYNCHPFMELTLATKSPVLDNILGSKLEGLSHDRRGPAPDLIGKAIHKGKGARICVSS
- the LOC128039785 gene encoding putative disease resistance protein RGA3; translated protein: MAEAFVSAVVGEVASKAASVAVEMISLGWGFKDDMQRLGNSLEMIGAFLQDAEGNQKQMNSVKLWLKRLRDVAYEADDVLDEIAYEFLRKKVETGDQMLRKVRDLPSTVTFQHNMANKVKDILNSLDDLNKIAKDYGLQQLAVDQRIFIPSNVETVSFLDDSNIVGRKNDVSKVVDMLLSPQDDRTVSVVPIVGMAGIGKTTLARLVYHDVDVERRFDVRFWVCVSDDFNVKRILREMLEHDMNYKHTSIPQNLNALTAKLKGKIEQAKRGNEQIKYLLVLDDVWDVEQWNELMRCLEGVNKNRGNKVIVTTRIEDVALKVETLPNQRHQPGKLKYEECWSIIKEKACGDSPISPSLVLIGEEIAKQCHGVPLAAKVIGGTMRKIERSRAAWLKIQKSDVWDSVYSVLRLSFDHLSSPCLKKCFAYCAMFPKDFCFRKEQLIQLWMAEGFLGASKEMMDTGNRYFHELLSNSLFQDVGKDRCGNILTCKMHDLVHDLALSVSKFETLIFQENSISITDEVSHIRHLSIGYDGESLPIILTAVAPKLHSLFSEIDVFKKLSRTFTSLRVLKFSGADYILKLPASLGELKHLRYMDISKTSIKVLPQSITKLYMLQTLRFMGCREIAFPDGLRNLISDNELHLDALECLNELGGQLKICDLQSVRDKEEAGKANLRLKTKLCKVIFEWSKFSNDTCEEVLEGLQPPSGLQSLIVWNYGGENLPSWMSRPVHGSNIGSLLLDNLMELELNNCINCKCLPPLGQLQSLKFLALRNMEQLKRIGNEFYCDGSSQCEIEVFPALKTFILRQMRNLEEWTATTAAIVFPCLEELLVSNCPLLESVPLTGQCLSLKKLCIEDCSRLSSIGDGLATSTVLEELTIVTCGDLFSIPNLNGFSALRSVYVSDCGRLAIVPIAGICSSLKEFCISKCNGLSKIGEGLSTSICLAELKLSDCAKLSSIPDLEEFSSLRILDISNCRELKIVPIRGRCPSLKKILISSCPKLSKIGDGLSTSTSLEDLKLNDCANLSSIPDLEELSSLRIFDISDCHELETISIRGRCPSLKKLHISSCPKLSKIGDWLSTSTSLEELKLGGCANLTSIPDLVGFSSLRILDISECHKLETIPIKGRCPSLRKLHISSCPKLSEIGDWLSTSTSLEVFPHVQN